In Eupeodes corollae chromosome 3, idEupCoro1.1, whole genome shotgun sequence, a single genomic region encodes these proteins:
- the LOC129949304 gene encoding apoptosis-resistant E3 ubiquitin protein ligase 1 isoform X3, producing MWSPESEINSIAMATMRHSQSASSGISSLSSCGDPERLPELPPGDEQRLQRAALHLQQKLILREWLRDHRLQHHYSRLLAVEVSSLEDVYWLEDSRASKLLGKDWQVWSQARQNLPTSKSQLESLKAQLWSTVVKSSQHQDAWTWGGMLVVSVSVAGLVTLAAMTQPSLAPEARHSLLQYVTGKYLLPANCKVQWDWKDPHIVGGTMCFIVRFFQRNGQPYPICDTDQFFVEVTEGTRKVVTISELGSPTDPNNANIAKVKFTVRTAGQYKISVLIGSSHIAGSPFAKSFIPGPIDAKRSRFIRPATTVICCAGSPTLLHIEPRDEFGNACVFDHNEDPVKGYRVDIYDLHGNPIEKLHHAVSFAYDRVNSRVSVTALFPEPICLRAVISFLEQKLPNGDFDIIVLSSSDTTLVHKNIASRKHNICYEAKLLSIFGQNKSKPRKVLCYVGPKQNSFIFQVTIKEMILKFIPKRIATFRLCPSTKFHFLPQLLTQSHGPVFIIDDGSQPKIELASKDRNIIAATFTHFLLKNIGGSETFKDKQDFFYHEVRKFHANYYHEKLALKVSRDKILESSMKATKGFSVSDWCGNFEVTYQGEQGIDWGGLRREWFELICSSLFDPRGGLFCTFHDKHQALVHPNPHRPSHLKLKHFEFAGKIVGKCLYESALGGSYRQLVRARFTRSFLAQLIGLRVHYKYFEQDDPDLYLSKVKYILETDLDASESLELNFVEEIYDISGQLSKTVELIPNGSKVRVTNASKNQYLDALAQQRLCNNVKDEVDSFLKGLNGIIPDNLLSIFDENELELLMCGTGEYSIADFKAHHIANGNSAEFRRVLGWFWAGISNFSQTEMARLLQFTTGCSQLPPGGFQELNPQFQITAAPTFGNLPTAHTCFNQLCLPDYESYEQFEKALLLAISEGSEGFGMV from the exons ATGTGGTCACCGGAATCAGAAATCAATTCGATTGCAATGGCAACGATGCGCCATTCGCAATCGGCATCATcag gaATTTCATCTTTATCAAGTTGTGGAGATCCAGAACGTCTACCTGAACTTCCACCCGGTGATGAACAACGTTTACAACGTGCTGCTTTACATTTGCAACAAAAACTAATTCTACGCGAATGGTTACGCGATCATCGCTTACAGCATCATTATTCACGATTGCTTGCTGTTGAAGTTTCCTCCTTAGAGGATGTCTACTGGTTGGAAGATTCACGAGCTAGCAAACTTTTGGGCAAAGATTGGCAAGTTTGGTCGCAGGCGAGACAAAATCTACCAACGTCCAAATCACAATTGGAATCATTAAAAGCCCAATTATGGTCAACTGTGGTTAAATCAAGTCAACATCAAGACGCTTGGACATGGGGTGGTATGCTTGTTGTGTCAGTATCGGTAGCTGGTTTGGTAACCTTGGCCGCAATGACACAACCATCATTGGCGCCTGAAGCGCGCCATTCACTGTTGCAATATGTAACCGGGAAATATTTATTGCCGGCCAATTGTAAAGTTCAGTGGGATTGGAAGGATCCACATATTGTTGGCGGTACCATGTGCTTTATTGTTCGGTTCTTTCAACGAAATGGACAGCCTTATCCTATCTGTGATACTgatcagttttttgttgaagtCACTGAAGGGACACGAAAA GTTGTAACCATCAGTGAACTTGGATCACCAACAGACCCAAATAATGCTAATATAGCTAAAGTTAAATTCACAGTTCGAACTGCGGGTCAATATAAAATATCCGTTTTAATTGGATCCAGCCATATTGCTGGGAGTCCATTTGCTAAATCATTTATTCCTGGACCAATCGATGCGAAACGGTCACGCTTCATACGACCAGCAACTACCGTTATTTGTTGTGCTGGTTCACCAACTTTGCTGCACATTGAGCCAAGAGATGAATTTGGCAACGCTTGTGTGTTTGATCATAACGAAGATCCTGTCAAA GGATATCGAGTCGATATTTACGATTTACATGGAAATcctattgaaaaattacatcaTGCTGTATCGTTTGCATACGACAGGGTAAATTCTAGAGTTTCGGTGACCGCATTGTTTCCAGAACCGATTTGCCTTCGTGCTGTTATTAGTTTTCTAgaacaaaaactaccaaatgGTGACTTCGATATCATAGTTCTTAGTA GTAGCGATACAACTTTAGTTCATAAGAATATTGCATcacgaaaacacaatatttgCTATGAAGCAAAATTATTGagtatttttggtcaaaataaaTCGAAACCCCGTAAAGTTCTGTGTTATGTTGGTCCAAAGCAA aactcTTTTATTTTCCAGGTTACTATcaaagaaatgattttaaaatttattccgAAACGCATTGCAACTTTTCGCTTGTGTCCTTCGACTAAATTTCACTTTCTACCACAATTGCTCACCCAATCACATGGTCCGGTTTTTATTATTGACGATGGTTCTCAGCCCAAAATAGAATTGGCATCAAAGGATCGTAATATAATTGCTGCAACGTTTACACAtttcttgttgaaaaatattggtGGATCAGAGACATTTAAGGACAAACAGGATTTCTTCTATCATGAAGTTCGAAAATTCCATGCAAATTACTATCATGAGAAACTGGCGCTAAAAGTGTCCAGAGACAAGATCTTGGAAAGTAGCATGAAGGCTACAAAAGGATTTTCTGTGTCTGATTGGTGCGGTAACTTTGAGGTTACATATCAAGGCGAGCAAG GTATTGACTGGGGTGGATTACGCCGCGAGTGGTTTGAGTTGATTTGCAGCTCCCTCTTTGATCCACGGGGAGGATTATTTTGTACATTTCATGATAAACATCAAGCTTTAGTTCATCCGAATCCGCATAGACCTTCACACTTAAAGCTTAAGCACTTCGAGTTTGCTGGAAAAATTGTCGGAAAGTGTCTGTACGAGAGTGCTCTTGGAGGTTCCTATCGACAATTAGTCCGTGCCAGATTCACACGTTCCTTTTTGGCACAACTTATTGGCTTAAGGGTTCATTATAAG tattttgaacAAGATGATCCCGATTTATATTTATCCAAAGTTAAATATATCCTAGAAACAGATTTAGATGCTAGCGAATcattagaattaaattttgttgaagaaaTTTACGATATCAGCGGTCAACTATCAAAAACAGTCGAACTCATACCAAATGGTTCAAAAGTTCGTGTAACAAATGcgtcaaaaaatcaatatttagatGCTCTAGCACAGCAACGTTTGTGCAATAATGTCAAAGATGAAGTCGATAGCTTCCTTAAAGGGCTAAATGGTATAATTCCTGATAATTTGTTAAGCATTTTCGATGAAAATGAATTGGAG CTCTTGATGTGCGGAACTGGGGAATATTCAATTGCAGATTTTAAGGCACATCATATTGCCAATGGAAATTCTGCTGAATTTCGTCGTGTTTTGGGTTGGTTTTGGGCTGGAATCAGTAATTTCAGTCAAACTGAAATGGCGCGACTTCTTCAATTTACCACTGGTTGTTCTCAATTGCCACCAGGGGGCTTTCAAGAACTTAATCCACAATTTCAAATCACAGCAGCTCCTACTTTTGGTAATCTTCCTACCGCACATACatg CTTTAATCAGCTTTGCTTGCCAGACTATGAGAGCTATGAACAATTCGAAAAGGCTCTTCTTTTAGCAATAAGCGAAGGCAGTGAAGGTTTTGGaatggtttaa
- the LOC129949304 gene encoding apoptosis-resistant E3 ubiquitin protein ligase 1 isoform X2 — protein MLLRLMKVTVAIVLSLMFTVSLVKIVLLIWNDYHIAFDDDGNVDLWLEENNLTIYKSLFREKGISSLSSCGDPERLPELPPGDEQRLQRAALHLQQKLILREWLRDHRLQHHYSRLLAVEVSSLEDVYWLEDSRASKLLGKDWQVWSQARQNLPTSKSQLESLKAQLWSTVVKSSQHQDAWTWGGMLVVSVSVAGLVTLAAMTQPSLAPEARHSLLQYVTGKYLLPANCKVQWDWKDPHIVGGTMCFIVRFFQRNGQPYPICDTDQFFVEVTEGTRKVVTISELGSPTDPNNANIAKVKFTVRTAGQYKISVLIGSSHIAGSPFAKSFIPGPIDAKRSRFIRPATTVICCAGSPTLLHIEPRDEFGNACVFDHNEDPVKGYRVDIYDLHGNPIEKLHHAVSFAYDRVNSRVSVTALFPEPICLRAVISFLEQKLPNGDFDIIVLSSSDTTLVHKNIASRKHNICYEAKLLSIFGQNKSKPRKVLCYVGPKQVTIKEMILKFIPKRIATFRLCPSTKFHFLPQLLTQSHGPVFIIDDGSQPKIELASKDRNIIAATFTHFLLKNIGGSETFKDKQDFFYHEVRKFHANYYHEKLALKVSRDKILESSMKATKGFSVSDWCGNFEVTYQGEQGIDWGGLRREWFELICSSLFDPRGGLFCTFHDKHQALVHPNPHRPSHLKLKHFEFAGKIVGKCLYESALGGSYRQLVRARFTRSFLAQLIGLRVHYKYFEQDDPDLYLSKVKYILETDLDASESLELNFVEEIYDISGQLSKTVELIPNGSKVRVTNASKNQYLDALAQQRLCNNVKDEVDSFLKGLNGIIPDNLLSIFDENELELLMCGTGEYSIADFKAHHIANGNSAEFRRVLGWFWAGISNFSQTEMARLLQFTTGCSQLPPGGFQELNPQFQITAAPTFGNLPTAHTCFNQLCLPDYESYEQFEKALLLAISEGSEGFGMV, from the exons gaATTTCATCTTTATCAAGTTGTGGAGATCCAGAACGTCTACCTGAACTTCCACCCGGTGATGAACAACGTTTACAACGTGCTGCTTTACATTTGCAACAAAAACTAATTCTACGCGAATGGTTACGCGATCATCGCTTACAGCATCATTATTCACGATTGCTTGCTGTTGAAGTTTCCTCCTTAGAGGATGTCTACTGGTTGGAAGATTCACGAGCTAGCAAACTTTTGGGCAAAGATTGGCAAGTTTGGTCGCAGGCGAGACAAAATCTACCAACGTCCAAATCACAATTGGAATCATTAAAAGCCCAATTATGGTCAACTGTGGTTAAATCAAGTCAACATCAAGACGCTTGGACATGGGGTGGTATGCTTGTTGTGTCAGTATCGGTAGCTGGTTTGGTAACCTTGGCCGCAATGACACAACCATCATTGGCGCCTGAAGCGCGCCATTCACTGTTGCAATATGTAACCGGGAAATATTTATTGCCGGCCAATTGTAAAGTTCAGTGGGATTGGAAGGATCCACATATTGTTGGCGGTACCATGTGCTTTATTGTTCGGTTCTTTCAACGAAATGGACAGCCTTATCCTATCTGTGATACTgatcagttttttgttgaagtCACTGAAGGGACACGAAAA GTTGTAACCATCAGTGAACTTGGATCACCAACAGACCCAAATAATGCTAATATAGCTAAAGTTAAATTCACAGTTCGAACTGCGGGTCAATATAAAATATCCGTTTTAATTGGATCCAGCCATATTGCTGGGAGTCCATTTGCTAAATCATTTATTCCTGGACCAATCGATGCGAAACGGTCACGCTTCATACGACCAGCAACTACCGTTATTTGTTGTGCTGGTTCACCAACTTTGCTGCACATTGAGCCAAGAGATGAATTTGGCAACGCTTGTGTGTTTGATCATAACGAAGATCCTGTCAAA GGATATCGAGTCGATATTTACGATTTACATGGAAATcctattgaaaaattacatcaTGCTGTATCGTTTGCATACGACAGGGTAAATTCTAGAGTTTCGGTGACCGCATTGTTTCCAGAACCGATTTGCCTTCGTGCTGTTATTAGTTTTCTAgaacaaaaactaccaaatgGTGACTTCGATATCATAGTTCTTAGTA GTAGCGATACAACTTTAGTTCATAAGAATATTGCATcacgaaaacacaatatttgCTATGAAGCAAAATTATTGagtatttttggtcaaaataaaTCGAAACCCCGTAAAGTTCTGTGTTATGTTGGTCCAAAGCAA GTTACTATcaaagaaatgattttaaaatttattccgAAACGCATTGCAACTTTTCGCTTGTGTCCTTCGACTAAATTTCACTTTCTACCACAATTGCTCACCCAATCACATGGTCCGGTTTTTATTATTGACGATGGTTCTCAGCCCAAAATAGAATTGGCATCAAAGGATCGTAATATAATTGCTGCAACGTTTACACAtttcttgttgaaaaatattggtGGATCAGAGACATTTAAGGACAAACAGGATTTCTTCTATCATGAAGTTCGAAAATTCCATGCAAATTACTATCATGAGAAACTGGCGCTAAAAGTGTCCAGAGACAAGATCTTGGAAAGTAGCATGAAGGCTACAAAAGGATTTTCTGTGTCTGATTGGTGCGGTAACTTTGAGGTTACATATCAAGGCGAGCAAG GTATTGACTGGGGTGGATTACGCCGCGAGTGGTTTGAGTTGATTTGCAGCTCCCTCTTTGATCCACGGGGAGGATTATTTTGTACATTTCATGATAAACATCAAGCTTTAGTTCATCCGAATCCGCATAGACCTTCACACTTAAAGCTTAAGCACTTCGAGTTTGCTGGAAAAATTGTCGGAAAGTGTCTGTACGAGAGTGCTCTTGGAGGTTCCTATCGACAATTAGTCCGTGCCAGATTCACACGTTCCTTTTTGGCACAACTTATTGGCTTAAGGGTTCATTATAAG tattttgaacAAGATGATCCCGATTTATATTTATCCAAAGTTAAATATATCCTAGAAACAGATTTAGATGCTAGCGAATcattagaattaaattttgttgaagaaaTTTACGATATCAGCGGTCAACTATCAAAAACAGTCGAACTCATACCAAATGGTTCAAAAGTTCGTGTAACAAATGcgtcaaaaaatcaatatttagatGCTCTAGCACAGCAACGTTTGTGCAATAATGTCAAAGATGAAGTCGATAGCTTCCTTAAAGGGCTAAATGGTATAATTCCTGATAATTTGTTAAGCATTTTCGATGAAAATGAATTGGAG CTCTTGATGTGCGGAACTGGGGAATATTCAATTGCAGATTTTAAGGCACATCATATTGCCAATGGAAATTCTGCTGAATTTCGTCGTGTTTTGGGTTGGTTTTGGGCTGGAATCAGTAATTTCAGTCAAACTGAAATGGCGCGACTTCTTCAATTTACCACTGGTTGTTCTCAATTGCCACCAGGGGGCTTTCAAGAACTTAATCCACAATTTCAAATCACAGCAGCTCCTACTTTTGGTAATCTTCCTACCGCACATACatg CTTTAATCAGCTTTGCTTGCCAGACTATGAGAGCTATGAACAATTCGAAAAGGCTCTTCTTTTAGCAATAAGCGAAGGCAGTGAAGGTTTTGGaatggtttaa
- the LOC129949304 gene encoding apoptosis-resistant E3 ubiquitin protein ligase 1 isoform X1, giving the protein MLLRLMKVTVAIVLSLMFTVSLVKIVLLIWNDYHIAFDDDGNVDLWLEENNLTIYKSLFREKGISSLSSCGDPERLPELPPGDEQRLQRAALHLQQKLILREWLRDHRLQHHYSRLLAVEVSSLEDVYWLEDSRASKLLGKDWQVWSQARQNLPTSKSQLESLKAQLWSTVVKSSQHQDAWTWGGMLVVSVSVAGLVTLAAMTQPSLAPEARHSLLQYVTGKYLLPANCKVQWDWKDPHIVGGTMCFIVRFFQRNGQPYPICDTDQFFVEVTEGTRKVVTISELGSPTDPNNANIAKVKFTVRTAGQYKISVLIGSSHIAGSPFAKSFIPGPIDAKRSRFIRPATTVICCAGSPTLLHIEPRDEFGNACVFDHNEDPVKGYRVDIYDLHGNPIEKLHHAVSFAYDRVNSRVSVTALFPEPICLRAVISFLEQKLPNGDFDIIVLSSSDTTLVHKNIASRKHNICYEAKLLSIFGQNKSKPRKVLCYVGPKQNSFIFQVTIKEMILKFIPKRIATFRLCPSTKFHFLPQLLTQSHGPVFIIDDGSQPKIELASKDRNIIAATFTHFLLKNIGGSETFKDKQDFFYHEVRKFHANYYHEKLALKVSRDKILESSMKATKGFSVSDWCGNFEVTYQGEQGIDWGGLRREWFELICSSLFDPRGGLFCTFHDKHQALVHPNPHRPSHLKLKHFEFAGKIVGKCLYESALGGSYRQLVRARFTRSFLAQLIGLRVHYKYFEQDDPDLYLSKVKYILETDLDASESLELNFVEEIYDISGQLSKTVELIPNGSKVRVTNASKNQYLDALAQQRLCNNVKDEVDSFLKGLNGIIPDNLLSIFDENELELLMCGTGEYSIADFKAHHIANGNSAEFRRVLGWFWAGISNFSQTEMARLLQFTTGCSQLPPGGFQELNPQFQITAAPTFGNLPTAHTCFNQLCLPDYESYEQFEKALLLAISEGSEGFGMV; this is encoded by the exons gaATTTCATCTTTATCAAGTTGTGGAGATCCAGAACGTCTACCTGAACTTCCACCCGGTGATGAACAACGTTTACAACGTGCTGCTTTACATTTGCAACAAAAACTAATTCTACGCGAATGGTTACGCGATCATCGCTTACAGCATCATTATTCACGATTGCTTGCTGTTGAAGTTTCCTCCTTAGAGGATGTCTACTGGTTGGAAGATTCACGAGCTAGCAAACTTTTGGGCAAAGATTGGCAAGTTTGGTCGCAGGCGAGACAAAATCTACCAACGTCCAAATCACAATTGGAATCATTAAAAGCCCAATTATGGTCAACTGTGGTTAAATCAAGTCAACATCAAGACGCTTGGACATGGGGTGGTATGCTTGTTGTGTCAGTATCGGTAGCTGGTTTGGTAACCTTGGCCGCAATGACACAACCATCATTGGCGCCTGAAGCGCGCCATTCACTGTTGCAATATGTAACCGGGAAATATTTATTGCCGGCCAATTGTAAAGTTCAGTGGGATTGGAAGGATCCACATATTGTTGGCGGTACCATGTGCTTTATTGTTCGGTTCTTTCAACGAAATGGACAGCCTTATCCTATCTGTGATACTgatcagttttttgttgaagtCACTGAAGGGACACGAAAA GTTGTAACCATCAGTGAACTTGGATCACCAACAGACCCAAATAATGCTAATATAGCTAAAGTTAAATTCACAGTTCGAACTGCGGGTCAATATAAAATATCCGTTTTAATTGGATCCAGCCATATTGCTGGGAGTCCATTTGCTAAATCATTTATTCCTGGACCAATCGATGCGAAACGGTCACGCTTCATACGACCAGCAACTACCGTTATTTGTTGTGCTGGTTCACCAACTTTGCTGCACATTGAGCCAAGAGATGAATTTGGCAACGCTTGTGTGTTTGATCATAACGAAGATCCTGTCAAA GGATATCGAGTCGATATTTACGATTTACATGGAAATcctattgaaaaattacatcaTGCTGTATCGTTTGCATACGACAGGGTAAATTCTAGAGTTTCGGTGACCGCATTGTTTCCAGAACCGATTTGCCTTCGTGCTGTTATTAGTTTTCTAgaacaaaaactaccaaatgGTGACTTCGATATCATAGTTCTTAGTA GTAGCGATACAACTTTAGTTCATAAGAATATTGCATcacgaaaacacaatatttgCTATGAAGCAAAATTATTGagtatttttggtcaaaataaaTCGAAACCCCGTAAAGTTCTGTGTTATGTTGGTCCAAAGCAA aactcTTTTATTTTCCAGGTTACTATcaaagaaatgattttaaaatttattccgAAACGCATTGCAACTTTTCGCTTGTGTCCTTCGACTAAATTTCACTTTCTACCACAATTGCTCACCCAATCACATGGTCCGGTTTTTATTATTGACGATGGTTCTCAGCCCAAAATAGAATTGGCATCAAAGGATCGTAATATAATTGCTGCAACGTTTACACAtttcttgttgaaaaatattggtGGATCAGAGACATTTAAGGACAAACAGGATTTCTTCTATCATGAAGTTCGAAAATTCCATGCAAATTACTATCATGAGAAACTGGCGCTAAAAGTGTCCAGAGACAAGATCTTGGAAAGTAGCATGAAGGCTACAAAAGGATTTTCTGTGTCTGATTGGTGCGGTAACTTTGAGGTTACATATCAAGGCGAGCAAG GTATTGACTGGGGTGGATTACGCCGCGAGTGGTTTGAGTTGATTTGCAGCTCCCTCTTTGATCCACGGGGAGGATTATTTTGTACATTTCATGATAAACATCAAGCTTTAGTTCATCCGAATCCGCATAGACCTTCACACTTAAAGCTTAAGCACTTCGAGTTTGCTGGAAAAATTGTCGGAAAGTGTCTGTACGAGAGTGCTCTTGGAGGTTCCTATCGACAATTAGTCCGTGCCAGATTCACACGTTCCTTTTTGGCACAACTTATTGGCTTAAGGGTTCATTATAAG tattttgaacAAGATGATCCCGATTTATATTTATCCAAAGTTAAATATATCCTAGAAACAGATTTAGATGCTAGCGAATcattagaattaaattttgttgaagaaaTTTACGATATCAGCGGTCAACTATCAAAAACAGTCGAACTCATACCAAATGGTTCAAAAGTTCGTGTAACAAATGcgtcaaaaaatcaatatttagatGCTCTAGCACAGCAACGTTTGTGCAATAATGTCAAAGATGAAGTCGATAGCTTCCTTAAAGGGCTAAATGGTATAATTCCTGATAATTTGTTAAGCATTTTCGATGAAAATGAATTGGAG CTCTTGATGTGCGGAACTGGGGAATATTCAATTGCAGATTTTAAGGCACATCATATTGCCAATGGAAATTCTGCTGAATTTCGTCGTGTTTTGGGTTGGTTTTGGGCTGGAATCAGTAATTTCAGTCAAACTGAAATGGCGCGACTTCTTCAATTTACCACTGGTTGTTCTCAATTGCCACCAGGGGGCTTTCAAGAACTTAATCCACAATTTCAAATCACAGCAGCTCCTACTTTTGGTAATCTTCCTACCGCACATACatg CTTTAATCAGCTTTGCTTGCCAGACTATGAGAGCTATGAACAATTCGAAAAGGCTCTTCTTTTAGCAATAAGCGAAGGCAGTGAAGGTTTTGGaatggtttaa